The sequence attttagaCTTTTATTTCTCACCGCTCTGCTTTTGAAACTTTGCTTTTGAAACTTTGGTTGAAATCtgcaaaactgcaaacaaataaaacttgtTCAAACTTCAAAAATCTGATACAGCAGCTGTCGTGTTGATTTGAGACAAACTGGAAAGAGCAGGAATAaattttgggttttttttggtttttccaATGCAGACTGAAACAAAGGTTCTCCCTAGATTAGAACAGATTTTGAACAGGAGACTGCTGGTGACAGTTTGGTTATGACAGCTGATTTGCGTTACCAGGGCAGCAACCAAAACCCAGAATTTCAATCAGGGACGTGTCTGATAATCGTTCAATAGATGAATGAGTGGAGGAGTGTTTGAGTAGACATAGATGTTTGTCATAGATGGAATAACGGCAGtgtgaggatgagaggaaagtggaggggggcCCAGAGTCCCCGCCTGAACACAggacccataatcccttgctaCGCCCCTGCCCAGAAATATTATATGAAGagactgatctgattctacttCGCTGATGAAGACGATGATATACGGTCAGTTTGACGACtgctgacaaaatgtacttattgtaaatCTGTATTATATGTATTACTGTAGTTTGTAACTTTGTATTTAAAAGAAAGTGGGCTGTGGTCTTGTTTGAAGGTAAAGTTTTCCCCATCAGTTCCACTGGTCAGCTTCATCTCACCTGTCACAGAACAGGCAGGtgattggctgtctgtctgagccGTCCTCCTCCATGCACTGCCACtgatcttcatcatcatcatcaccactgtCTGAGAGCTCTGGCATGTCGTCAGCATCTCCATCATTACCTGTCAAAGCAAAGTCTTCATTACTTCTAACAGCCACGAAGCCAGATCAGTTCAGCAGTTTCGATATGACTCTGGAAGCTgtacagtttacagtttacagtcaTTTAGGTTTATAGGAAGTCTAAAGTTTCCTTGGTCTACCTTCGTCAGATAAATTAGCAACGCCACCCGGTACCGTTAACTGTACAGCTAAAGGCTGCTCACACATCACATAACGCACTTCAGATGGAAAACATTATCTACATATGTAGTACAAATTAGCATCATCCAAAACAGAGCTTGCATTTTTAACGCCATCCCTTTCCTTTGCTTTATATTTGCTATTTACAACACTCACGTGGGTCTGTGTATTCCGCCATGATGTCGCCTTGGTTTCAATAGACTTCCGGGTGACGTTTTGCTTACGTCAGGGAGGAGTGGCGCGTTCAGAAGCGGCACTTCCAGAAAATCACCACCAGATGTCGCCAAATGTTAGTTTCTGATAAGTCTGGGGGCGGCTGCTGATCTACCTGATCTGGCCAAAGCATGTACAGTGTCTTTAgcttttaattatatttatggCATTACTGCTGTATTGGAAAGcttgaagagacagacagaaagatgacAGAAGTGGAAGAGAGGTGGGGGGTGTTGACATGTGATGATGACTGACTCAGGCCAGATATGAACCCAGGAGATTGTGGACAAAGAAACTAAAGAAGAAAAAGTCAGATactttatagtgtgtgtgtgtgtgtgtgtgtgtgtgtgtgtgtgtgtgtgtgtgtaacaagtCAGGGTTGTAAAATCAGAATAACTTCCATTGTTAACGGTAGATGACATTGCTTCTTAGATCTTATTTAACCATCATGAAGCACTGGGATCTAGTCATGTTTCATGTTCTGCTATAGATAGCTGAGTGCAACACAGCAGTTTAAAAGCAGTTATACTGAGTACACCCAGACATAATACATGTATGACTCTGTGTCATTTACTCTTGCAGTGTAAGGTAGCTCAAGCAGAGCGACAGTATGCCAAAATCACCTTATAAACGAGGATGCTGCATTCGGCCCAGCAGGCCAAACAGACCACAGTGGAAATGTCAGAGCTTGTCGGTTACTGGGCTGACAGCTTCATTACAAGTTGCAGTTCAGGATGTGAAGAACACCATATGTCCATAGTGCAATTCTTGTATGTTTGCCAATGGGTCAAAATACGTTTAAAACGTAAAGATCTAGACTAGCAAAGGAGAGACCAGCAGTCGGCACATCCTCTATGTTGTGCTTCTGTTTCACTTCCaatttgattcattcatttctgaTAAACTGACTCCAAACCTGTAGCCAaaccttaaaaataaaaacaaacagagcaaAGGGTTTAACAGTTTATTCAAAGTCAGACAACTGCAGGACGAGGGGCCGAGTTTCAAGTTGGtttaaaatctgaaaaaagaaaacaaaaaaaagttaggCATACCATCACATCTTATTGTACCACTTTCAATGTTATTTCCCCACTGTAACCTTCACAGCCCTGGTGTTACCTGGCATGTGTCTGATAGGCTAGGGCTCCACTGCCAATCACCTGTAAAAACACAGCCATACTTACAGTTAGATATGCAAATACACAGAACAGTACAAAACTACAATAAGTTATCTGCATATAGCGTCAGAGACATACCTGCTGCCGGTGATGTTTACAGGAGCAGCAGCTGTAGAAGCTCCAGACTGGTCCGTTTCCAAGAGGCTCGAGACAATAATGTCGCCTTGACTGTTCTTTTCCTTGCCGACTTCTGGTTGTGGTTGTTCTGTTGACGGTTTGTTTTGCTCCAAAGGAGGAGCAGCTCCTGCTGGACTTCCAGACTGGCCCTCATGCAGGCTTACTGAGTCCTGGGGTGAAAGCTCTGCCTGTGGGCCCTCTGTCTGCATGGGGGCTAAACTGGGTGAAGCAGATGTAGCGCTCACTTCTCCAGTGACCGAAGGCGTGACTGTTGAACTAATACCTCCGGAGGTCAAGACAAGACTATGGGGTGGGGGTGTCTCTGCAGCGGCATGACCGGGACCCGTTTCAGTGTCTGACGGACCAGGATGAGAGTCACTGGAGGGGTGGAGTCTTTGGAAAGGTTTGAATTTACCGTGGACAAGGCTCcttggggtggtggtggtgaatTGAGAACGCCAACTGCCAGGCCTGATTACTCTGGAACTATACCTGTCCGCACCATTAGCTTCTTCATTACGGTCTGGCTCTCTTTCCCCTGTGACTGGACTACCAAGACCAAGCCCAGGTTTCCTTGAATCAGGCCCATAGCTGCCCTGATTATGTCTTACCGATGGAGAACTTGTTTCCAAGAACTTTCTCTCTGGAGCAGAACTCGAGCGGTGCTGCTGACCTTTGCTGAAACCAGGCCTGAGACGGCTGACCTGGGCGTACCCTCTCACCTCAGAGGTCACATCACCGCCGTAGACCCTGGCACTCATTGCAGGGTGAGACATTTGCTTGCCTCTTTTACCTGCTGCATTGCTGCTAGGGGTGTGTTCCTCGATGGTGGAGCCGGTCTTCCTGTCGACAGGTTTGAAAACCCGTGGAAGTGGGTTACTTGCTCCATTATAGTTAGAGCCACGAGGTTCAAAGGCACCTGGCTGGTTCCCACTCTGGAAACCATACACCGAGCGATATCCACTCACCTTCGGTCTGGATTTAAAGTGCGACTCTTGCCTGAGGCGGCTGTGCTGCTCTGGTCTGCTGGGATTCACATCAGTCCTGTGAGACTCAGACTTCAGACTAGACCTGATAATTTGACTATTCGGGCCTATTGGTCTTGTACTGCGGCTTGAATAGATGGGGGCCTTTTTGCTGTTGGATCCAGGAGGTGAAAGGCCCTCTGTCCACCTAGTTCTGGCATGATTGACACCTGATGGAGGCTGAACTGCACCTACGGAGAATATAGACTCGCTGCCTGCTTGGTGAATCCTCTTGCCATCAGGAAAAGTGTTTGCTTGGTTTCCAGGGGGGTTGTATCGCACAATATTTATTCCTTCAGGTGCAAGAGGGATATACTTGAGGCCAGATGCAAAATGGTTCAGTTGGTTTACAATTGGGCTTTTTGGAACAttgctgttttgtgttgaagCCAACTGTAGAACCTCTGGAACTAGGTGGTCCGTTCCATCTTTTATAGTCACTTTTGTCATTGTGGACTCCCATTGGGGGCCGTCCTGTCTGGACACGACAGACATAACCTGGAAAAACAATATTCATTGACATATGTCATTCCATAGAAGACACAATTCATcctcaatttaaaactgaaCGTTTAGACAGTTAAAACCTGTTAAAATAATTGTAGGTTGTAATATTTCGAGAGATCATTCCTCTTCACCTTTCTGGGTATTCTCACAATTTACACCGCCAGCCACCAGCCAGAAGCAAAGCAAACACAGCCTGCAGAGTGAATGACAGCACAACTTAAGTCCGTAGATTTCAAGAAGATATTTAGATGACTACAAGTAATCAATTGCTGGCATCAGTGTCATTGAAAGTGACATTTGAACAGGAGAATTTACCTCAAACAATCTGGAAGGCTCATTGTTCAGCCTTTTTGTCCCAGCAAGCAGCAGCAAACTGGGTAACAAATCAGCCCAAACTACCCTGGAGAAACAAGCAGCACACACTCCTATTTCTAAACTCTGGACACTCAGAGACAGATGAACTCAGCTGTTCGTCATTTGAACAAATTGCTGCGTAGGTAGATGACAGCAACACCCAACGGTGCAGGTAGAGAATCATCGTAGGTTTTCACCACCAACACTCTAATCAACAGTAGTTATGAAGAGCTACATTGTATTTTCTGTTATGTTACATGATTTAAGCTGTTTCTGAGCTTTGATCTGTGTAAAGAAATACATGGCAGCTAAATACTTCTGTTTATTATGAAATATATAGAATGAGGATGTAGCCTGTTACTACAGTGttcgctaaagagctgggtcttcagccttttcttaaagattgagagggactctgcggatcaaataaagtttggtaactcgttccaccaccgaggagaagagtctggctagagacttatTTTATGTTAGAGAATGGCTGTTGTTGCAATCAGTTGCCCAATTTCAGATGAACACACATATTGGGACTGACTGACCAATGGATGTAACCCTGCATTGATGTATTATGGAAAAACAAATTACCTTCTTGCTTTCCTACTTGACTTTCCGAGTTATGACGCAATGATGaaaacctttaaccttctcaacatggcagaaaaatcaagttttgtgtcagtcagtggtaagaaaataaatttgtagttagccagactaaccATTAGTAGCCAACTTGGAAGTTCCGGATGTTGGACTTTCCCACAAGCaagtgaatgcagcataagttCAATATTTGGTCACATAAATCTCACATGCAATAACAAATATGACCTTAAAAGATTTCAATTGGAGGATTCACTCTGTCTCACTAGAAATGTGGATGACTCGATGACTGATTTGTTGTCCAACTATCCATTACCTGGAGCTAATTAGTGGAAAATCATTTTTCACAGTCTGGTGTTGACAGGTATGAAACTAAAACCTCTACAGGGTTATTATGAACCTGCTCTCAGCTGGCAAGATGAGAGCAAAGGGGCCTGAGACAGGACTTTGTTCTGCTGATGGAGCTTCAGAAACTGGACCATCATCTTTTTCTACATGGACATGGGAGAAATCATATAAATATGAGAGGTGATTTTGCAGAATTCAtctggtgtttttttgtgtgggcCTGAAATAAAAGTAGCCCTcacttgtaaaaaaaagtactttATCTCCCAGCAGAACTGGAGACTTTGTCTGTGCAGTCCTGGACCATCAAAGAATCGCTTGGAAGGAAATGAATAATATCCCTCAGTGAACATTTTAATTATAACTTAAATTGTTGTaaatgtttgttgtttattgtgATAAAAAGAAATTGACTACCTCAGTGAGTCTATGTGTGAATGTTTcccttctgttctttttttattctgtttttgccttttattgttccatcttattgttattttactttttctcttttagtaGTTATTGTTGTCTTTggactttcttttattttgaccatacagcactttgtaactgtgttttgaaaagtgctatataaataaagctaaaagaaaaaaatggttaGACTCCTGTGAAAACCATCTACACACATTTCTGGCAGAGGTGGAGGTCAAACACACAAGACATACACAACTAGTACGGTGTaaccacacacagccacaagGGGGAGCTGCTGCATCATGGAAATAAGAAGAATTTAGAATTTAGCATAAACACAAGTTGGTCGTATTGCAATATTATGCAGTGATGCTCCGTCCCTCCCACCTTCACCAAACATCTTTATTCTGCCTGACTACATGTGAAGCAATGGAAGAggttgcacgcacacacacacacacacacacacacacacacacacacacacgttcttcTAGTTTTAGCTCTTGTAAATGTTTTACACACTCAAGAGGGAAGGGACGTAACTCCTAGACAATACATTTCTTAATTGActtataaaaacatttcaatacaAGAAAGATGGGGaaacacaggtacacacattAGACCTATGGTACAATATGTTTTTACGTCAGATCTTGGATATTTGAAATTTTATGTCAGTATAATGAGGTATCATTTAGACTGGTGTCCTGAATATTTTTGTCCAACAAATACATAAAGAAAGACACACAAGTGGGCACCGAACTGAATTAGTAACTCCTTAAGGCATCTGAAAAACACATACAGAAtgaaatctaaatctaaatgtaaTATATAAAGTATATTGACTGTGAAGAGGTAAATGTACACAAGCATGTATTGATTTAAGTATATGCGGTGAATGTCTGTCTTACACTTTTGCAGAAATAGAAGAAACTACACCATTACATTTAGTTGTGTTAAATAACATGTGAATAGGAGAGTCCCAAGAAACTCCACAGGCTTTCAGATGAATAGGAATTTATCTTAACTGGATCTTCTTAGGAAAAGAAACCAAAAAGGAATGAAAATGGGCCAACATAGACTAAATGCTCAAATTTCACCaattagacaaatataaatagtgaagttgatcctatgtatgaatttctttccaaagcctttgcctttccatcaaggcaaagggcggctactttaaagaatctaaaatataagatagttttgatttaacacttttttggtcactgcataattaatgtgtgttatttcatagttttgatgtcttaactattattctaaaatgtaaaaaatagtaaaaataaagaaaaatttgtgtccaaacttttgactggtagtgtaaatatTCGTACAATTTGTTGTCATGAACATATTGAGAATTGTCTCAGTTTTATTGTCTGCTGGCTTCATGAATCTAAATGTTCAACTTGTATATCACAGAgtggtagtttttttttttcaagctgtAGCCAAAAAGTTCAACAttcccatatatatatatactccaTATGCTGAACAGGaacatgtgatgtgatgcagaACTCACTTGTCCAAAGGCCAGTGGTGGAACGAGTACTAAAATATTCTACTCAAGTATTAGTACTGTAGCTTTGCTAATATTTTactagaagtaaaagtactggtgtaaagatctacttaaataaaagttaaaagtgtctcatttaaaatgtcctcagagtaaaagttcctgagttcctctttagaacagagaacgttgttagctgtgatcttttccatgtgattctaaaaggagagaggacagagttcagacTGGATTCTTTCAttagaaaaaatagaaattacaATTATTTTACAAAGTAAAGCCAAGCCTCTGtatctttgctgactgactgttcactgtgaatggctccacaactGGCCAATTtatgttgatccagtttctctgatggagagacacaaaaccTGTTCTGTAATGGAtggaatttaaaatgtagtgaagtgcaatacttcagtaaaaatgtactaCCAAAAGTAAAATTAGTGACCttacaaaatactcaaaaaagtacaagtacacaaaaaagctactcaattacagtaatgtgagtaaatgtaattaggtACTTCCACACTTGTCCAAAGGCCTGGTGCAAAGACATTTATTCAGCCATCAGGGTGTTCTGCTCTGAAACAGGAGACATTCatgaagaaataataataacctttatttgtatagcacctttcatacacaacatgcagctcaaagtgctttacatcaataaaaggaagataaaagacagataaaaagataattcatataaaagaacaagcaaaatgcattgcattaaaagaatcaaatcaagtataaaatagaaagataaaagaacacaacaaatactcccacttttagatgcacattgtgagtgaacccatatgtttttctttaattttcttttcccttgtccttcctgattctactcttgatccgatatttacgtcagatctcactgcctaaggcagacgagaatcatagattctcctcttggtcaaaaacctccccatccccagatggatgagaatcatacagggtaaaaaCAAGAAGGATcatagagggagaggagtgtaaataaggaagaaCTCCAGGAAGAACAGCAGTGTTGAGTTTAACTGTCTGTACTGAGTGTCTGTCTGGTTCATATTATGACATCAGCTTCAGAGATTtcagatgtttatttattacaGGAGTATGTTTTAACCTTTTCAACATGATACACAGATTGAGTTAAGTGGCCACATGCGCATCCATATGAaatcaaaatcatcaaaattggactGGTGGTGTAGAAGAAATCGATCcgagttttgtcaaaatcgtaGGCTACCAGCGGCATCTGAGATATACATTTTGATCTTttattatagcgcccccatcaggccaatcagtattttttaaacaccagaacacaatGCGTCATGATGTGATGGAAAAAGACGTATAAAACCATTGGGATCTGCATTTTGCAGAAAATGTTTAATGTAAAATTtagaaatgttttaatgtttaatatgTGGCTGTAATTGTGTGTCATGTAATCCCATGTGGGAAGGGACATTTAGATGGtatgacacaaaaataaaaaataaattcatataTTAGAACCTGTGGGCACAGATACTGACACCAGATGCCCTTTCTAACAATACACCAgttgatatgaaaacatttccCTGATAATTGTCaggcataaaaacataaatttaaATTGTTATAATAACTTAGCAAAAAACATTTGGAGGACATTCAATAGTTTTCTCTATTTAGAGAGTagcattaaatacatttttggctttCCCTTTAAGGCAGTGGTTAAGTGTTTGGTCTCAGAACAAAATAAGAACATTTAAAGGCCTGGCATTAGTTTCCAGATACAATTTTACAATATCAATTCACACCCAAGAAATAAAACTCAAATACACTTTGAAGAGAACATGAATTGACTGTCTTCTCCATGAAGCATCCAAAAGACTCTGACTTGCCCATAGgcgcgcgtgtgtttgtgtgtagtatggtatatgatgtattgtatagtatgtatatgatgtagtaaacaatgtatgTAGAAGGCCTAGAATATATAGGATATATATGATGTTTGATATGTAGtatgtgtatatgatgtagtacagGATGTAGTAGTAcatcaaaaagaaaatgcttTGACAAATAACTGATGCAATTTTTCAAGTGCTGGATTCATCTTGGTCATTCCTCATATTTACAGAACAGCACTGGTTCACAACATTGAGGTCGGGACTCAGACTCAGTCACTACTATCATGTAGTGATATCTGGGTGATAAATGCTTCTTGTTGTAAAATGATCAGTATTTGAGGTATCTGGTCTTCCTCGAATAACGGCTGCAGTGAAATaacctgaaaagagaaaataaaaataattgtttGGTGCCACAAGTCACACAGCGAGAAAGTCAGTTTTCAGTGAAGGCTGAAAGAGCTGCGCCTGATTCAGAAAGGAAACATTTTAGAGAAATCTGCATTTTAGTTTCTCGGTGGAGTTTATCGCTCGCCACAAACACGTCAGAGTGCTGTGccaaaattataaaaatagatTTTGCAGATTTCCCAGGCTCAATCAACATTtattaaaaatgcatgcatCCTTTTAATGGTCATGGGTCATGAATTGTTAGGTGAACATGAAAGCTATAGGTTCCCCCCCACCAGGGGGGGAACCTATATAACCTATCAGTTAGAAATTTAGTTTTTTTAATTACAGTGCCCctatcaggccaatcagtgtattttttagTGTGAACATGCATCATCCTTCCAAGTTTCAAAATCGGACAAAACCCAATCCATAGTCCCCCCGACCATAATTTCATTGGATGGGGGACAACAAACTCTGAGCTGCAGACTGTCCGGTTCTCCTCACCTCACTGCTCCTCCTCTTATTTCCCTGCACCGTTGCCCAGATTGTAGATGGCTTTGTTCTCCAGGATCTCCTTCTTCAGCTCAGGCTGCAGCAGAGTGTTGGACACCATGGACTTCACCACCGCCTGGATGGGGACGGTCATGGCCGTAGGAAACAGAGCAGCGAAGCCTCCCAGCACCTTCTGGGCGAGCCACTCGCCGGGTCGGCTCTCCTGCCGGTCCACCAGCAGCACGCTTTGGGACAAGAACAAAGATATATATGATTTAAAACGCTAAGGCAAGTTCTGAATAGCAAGCAACCGTGACACTCACAATTCATACAGtgaatttgaaattattttttcatttatttttgtattgcaatatattgaatttcgatagatcgtcccatccctattaagTGCGAATGAAAATATTAGATTAACTTCATTAAAACTCAAGGATGGTGTCCTATTATCACATTCTGTCCAGGATATTGTATTTTGATGCTTGGACAGCGTTTATTCTGCCCAAACCACTGACAGCATAATGCCTTTAGTCTGTATGCTATGGCAAATATGGAAAATTGTTTCAGGCAATTATTGACAAAAGCAAAAGAGTTCACTTACGCAGGTCTGTAGATGGAAAATCTGTCAAAACCCAGCGCCTCGATTTCTTCCTCCACTTGTCCCTGCAAGAGAATCCAACTgcattcattccaaaatgtcatGACTTGATGACAGAGACTGAGGGAAGCTTTCGTTATacaaaaactaaaatataaattaCTTCAAGTTTCAGTATTCAGAGCTCTCCACCAGCAGACAAGACAGATAAAATACCTTGACTTTGAGATAGAGGAAGCCGCTGTTTTTATCGGCTCCTTTGGTGGAGACCAGGTGGAACTGACTGCAGCCTCCTGCCTTGGTGAGCTCTGCTGCTTTCATCACATAGTCATGATCGACACGGATGAATCCTTCCTGAAATGAAAgaggaaaataacagaaattaatactttttaatCATGGCACAACTTGTTGTCTACCTCAAGGAGAGAAGTCAAATGCATGCATGGACACTGTAGATTATATTCACCATTTTAtaaaaggggcattaagtaatttcTGACTTTTATCAACTCCTATCAGTGACcaaggaactgcaacaacatagACAGGTCTTTGACACAGCTTTAGCCTGTAATTGACAAAAATTacaaagtgacattttcacattagaatgagtaagctagctaattagagcagagattcaACATAAATGTCTAGGGAAAAAGCAATATGTCACAATGCACAATAATACTGTTTTGTCGTTTGCTTTTTTGGgcttgaaaacaaaatgtattgtgATGCCGATCAGTCGCTCACAGCACCGTCCTCCTTCtctgagcagttgaaaatgcgagGGGGTTTGATTCCAGAACAAGAGTACAGGCCGGAAATCTcggcagctggccaagtaatctgCGATCCATTAGtcttgatcaacaaccctatcaaccccctggtTTTAGGGGATTTACAGTGTTAAACTTACAGTCCCTGCTTTAGCTTTGGTTGTTCCCATGCAGCAGTAGGCAACATCGTGGCCCTGGAACGCAGCAGCAGATTCATCGAGCTTC is a genomic window of Centroberyx gerrardi isolate f3 chromosome 1, fCenGer3.hap1.cur.20231027, whole genome shotgun sequence containing:
- the htatip2 gene encoding oxidoreductase HTATIP2, with the translated sequence MKLLGWSTLGKATGFFTVVTVVFAAVLHYLENSDPVTFISMAEDMKTLEENFRQQNKSCFILGASGETGKLLIRELLERNIFSKITLIGRRQLTFEDKAYENLVQEVVDFEKLDESAAAFQGHDVAYCCMGTTKAKAGTEGFIRVDHDYVMKAAELTKAGGCSQFHLVSTKGADKNSGFLYLKVKGQVEEEIEALGFDRFSIYRPAVLLVDRQESRPGEWLAQKVLGGFAALFPTAMTVPIQAVVKSMVSNTLLQPELKKEILENKAIYNLGNGAGK